Within Pseudomonadota bacterium, the genomic segment TGGGCAAGAGTTGGAACAGCATGGAGCTTAATGCAAGCTTCGGATGAAGAAGTAGATACCTCGCTTGCTCATTTTTTTCTACAATCAAATGAAAAAGTGCTTGAAAAAAGAGCAGCACATTTAGCTCCTGTGATTGCAGAAATTGAACAAAGAATTCAAGAAGGGCAAGCTTTTCTGGATCAAATGAGCCCGGAAGAAAAAGAAAATTACTGGAATCTTTATCAAAATCGAGAAGATGTGAAATGGGCCGCTCGAATTATGTTTCCAGCAAATGTGCTTCAAGCCGCAGAATCATTTGTGACGGTAGGGACATTGGTTTCTCCTATGGGCAGAGGAGCAGCGGAAGGATCAAGACAAGTCATGAAGTTTTTGTCTTCTGCTTCAAAAGGTCTCAGGAACGCTGAAAGAAACCTCACAAGGATGTCACGTTATATAAGTGCTAAATCAGGCGGAGCCGCTTCGAGTCTGGAAATTCCTGGAAAAACAAGAGAGGCGTTTTCTCAATTTGAGAGCGTCATTCAAGAAACAGGAACGCAATTTATTCAAGGGGCTGAAAGGCAAAGAGCGATTGATGCTTTGGGGTTGGAGGTTCCAAAATTCTCACTAACCCTTCCTTATTCGGGGGGAAGAAACGTAGAAGGAATAGCTCATATTACGAAGCCCCTCATAAATCCTGAGAAATTGATGAGAGGGTCTCAGATGAATGCTGGACATATTCCTTTAGAAGTTGCTAAAATGATGGAAGGTAAAACTTTTAAATCTTTTGATGAATTTAGAAGAGAATTTTGGAAAAATATGGCAAAAAGTCAGTATGCACAAGAATTTGGTGACCTTAATATTTTACGAATGAAAGATGGTTTATCTCCATTTTCAATTAAGTCGCAACATCTTGGAAAGCAAAAAACTTATCATCTTCACCACAAGACACCAATTTCTCAAGGAGGAGCAGTTTATGACATGGCAAATATCCTAATTTCAACTCCTAAGTATCATAAGGAAATTCTTCAAAAGAGCATCCATTTTGGTGAAAATCTATGACTTACTCAGATCAAGAAATAATAGATGTTATTAATATGCTAATGTCTGGTAAAGGAGATGAATTTCAAATAGAAAAATGGTCAAAAAATGAATTAAAAGGACTTGATGAAATTTATGACTTAATTTTTTTTTCTAAAATAAAAATGACCCCTGAAGAAATTCTCAAAAAAGCACGCGAACTTTCAAAGCCTTTAATCTTATAAAAACTGTAAAAGCAGAAATCCATCATATTATACCTCAACAGTTTGGTGGGCCACATGAATGGTGGAATGCTCATCCTCTTTTAAGGGTGAACCATCAAAGCGGAGTTCATTTAAAAACCTCTGTGTTAAGTAAGTTATTAAAGGATACTAAATGAAAAATCCTTATTATTTTTTAGAAAAGTATATAGATGATCCTAATATAGATATAGGAAGCACAATTACTTTATGGAACACAAACAGCTTTGTTAAGCTATCAAAACAGGAGATAGAAAAAGCAGAAAAATACATGGGTTGTCCATTTCCGAGTCAATTAAGGCAATTTTATGAAGAAATAGGTTATGGAAACTTAACAACTCCTCACAATCCTTCCGAAGATTACCATTTTTATGGAGCAAATGAAATATTTCCTCCTATCGTTGCTGCTCATTTTTACAAAGGAATTATCGAACACCATACCATAGAGGAAAAAAAAGATGCTCTTGATTATAACGGAGACTATTTTTTTTCTCGAGAAACTTTAGAGTATACAACTCCTGGAGATCTTCCTTTTTTTGAAATAGGAGATTCTTCCAGTTTTTTAATGATGAAGCCTCAAAGTTCTAATCCGAATGCTGTATATAGTGAGTTTGGAGTTTTGGTAGAAGAAGAGTTTTCTAATTTTATATGGAAATTATATTATAAGTCTCCTTCTTATTATAATGATGTTCTTGCAGAACACTATGGTATAGAAGGATGAATTCAGATTTCTAATTCATCATATAACTCTTATTTACAAAAGTGGGTCAACTTATGATTTATCTAACATCGTAATTACAACACCTAGATTCCATAGGGAGATTTTAGGAACGAAAGCGCATTTTGGGAGTTTTTAATGTATACAGATGAACAAATTGTTAAAATTATCAAGCTCTTACAAAGAGGAGAAGGAGATGAGTCTCAACTTGCTTATTGGATGAATCATGAATTAAAAGGACTTGATGAAATTTATGACTTAATTTTTTTTCTAAAATAAAAATGTCTGGAGAAGAAATTCTCAAAAAAGCACGCGAGCTTTCAAAGCCTCTAATCTTATAAAAACTGTAAAAGCAGAAATTCATCATATTATACCACAACAGTTCGGTAGGCCCCATGAATGGTGGAATGCTTACCCTCTTTTGCCAGAGAGTAACCATCACACCCTTGGGCTAAACACCTATGAATATAAAAAGAATGAAATTACATTTACGCCTTGTCATTTCCTACGATCTTCAGGATATACTTGGATCGAAGATAAAAAAATTATCTCTGATTTAGACCCAGAGCATCTTGGTCATGCCTTATTACAAGCCCTCGCTTTAAGTAAAAACCCCTATTTGAAAGAGCCGAAATGAGAGATTTTAATTCTGCTTGGGGATTTCTTAAATATTTGCGCTTTATAAACTTAAAAGAAAAAATCTGAGAAACGCTTTAAAAAGGAAGAGATTATTTGGGAAAGCGCTAAAAAATTTGATCAAATAAACGCATATAAAAAAAGAAAAATCTTTTAGCCCATGAAGATTGATCCTTTTTAAGAAGATATTTATTTTTGTTGATGTCGGTTCAAGCTGAAAAAGAGAGTAGGTATCTTATCTTTTTAGGCTCTCGTATTTCAATAATGTCTTACTTCTGATTCAACGATTCTAAATTTTTTTAAATTAATATTCAAATTGGAGAAAATTTATGTTTTTAATTTGGGGATCTTCTTCTATGAAGCTGGAACAACAAGAATGTATCGAAGGTGTATGTTCTGTTTGTGGTCATAAAGAATTCATTATACATGCTTTTCAACGCTATGGGCATATTTGGTGGATTCCTTTTTTTCCGATAGAAAAGATATTTTTTCTCACGTGTTCTCAGTGTGAATCCACCGTGTCAAACGATTCTCTCGAAGCTCTTGTGCAAGATGTAAACCCGGCACGGTTTAAAACACCGATTTTGTCTTATGCAGGATTTCTTGTCGTTGCGTGTTTAATCCCATTATTTTTTATACCAGGGTTTCTGAAAAAAAAGGAGAAGCCTTCTCTAGAGACTGTTGAATTTCCCGTAGAGGATGTTGTGATAGATTATGATTATAAGAATCCTGTAAAACGATTTGAAAACACGCTTAAAAATATGAAATTTAAAAATTCTACTCTTTAATTAAAAGAACTTTAAGGGGAAAGAAACAAATAAAAGAACAGAAAGAAGGATTATGGAGTGTTTTTATCTTAAAACAGATCCTTTTTCTTTTAAGTCCTTAAAACATTTAAAAAAAAGCGTTTGGTTTTTTTTAAAATATTGTTTAGAGTAAACAAAGAGAAATAAAAAAATACTCTCCAAGTGTTTCTCCCCAATTTTTCTAAAACATAAATATTTCTTAAAAACAGTAAAGGTATTCATAATGGAAGATGAAAGAAAATATACAGTGCGCGGTTCTATTTTGAAACTTCTTGGCATTGGAATTTTTGCTGTTGTTTGTCTTTATGTTGGAAGACTATTTATGCAAGAAGAGCCTAGTTCAGCTCCGATTGAAACCAAAAAGCAAGAAGATATGGTTGTCTTTGACATTAAGATGTCTGTTTTAAACATCCAACAAGGCG encodes:
- a CDS encoding HNH endonuclease; the encoded protein is MTRTERQGGVGAAAAQGGAVADLLASYKAQWQSHFSRETATLDRFIEDRNKRIKTQRLEGDASSSQGILLFSKDDFPIRPRPHSAFGREIEKYFQGNRTFSQGLSEEEMERYFQAVEEPKEYEEMATAKAAEDRHLEAQDKREQAELAHEKQRGWARVGTAWSLMQASDEEVDTSLAHFFLQSNEKVLEKRAAHLAPVIAEIEQRIQEGQAFLDQMSPEEKENYWNLYQNREDVKWAARIMFPANVLQAAESFVTVGTLVSPMGRGAAEGSRQVMKFLSSASKGLRNAERNLTRMSRYISAKSGGAASSLEIPGKTREAFSQFESVIQETGTQFIQGAERQRAIDALGLEVPKFSLTLPYSGGRNVEGIAHITKPLINPEKLMRGSQMNAGHIPLEVAKMMEGKTFKSFDEFRREFWKNMAKSQYAQEFGDLNILRMKDGLSPFSIKSQHLGKQKTYHLHHKTPISQGGAVYDMANILISTPKYHKEILQKSIHFGENL
- a CDS encoding SMI1/KNR4 family protein, translated to MKNPYYFLEKYIDDPNIDIGSTITLWNTNSFVKLSKQEIEKAEKYMGCPFPSQLRQFYEEIGYGNLTTPHNPSEDYHFYGANEIFPPIVAAHFYKGIIEHHTIEEKKDALDYNGDYFFSRETLEYTTPGDLPFFEIGDSSSFLMMKPQSSNPNAVYSEFGVLVEEEFSNFIWKLYYKSPSYYNDVLAEHYGIEG